The genomic region ttttaataaactatcttaaaattctaatttaatacacattgaatttctGAGAATCAcgtaaaatcctaattgaatatcctagatttattaaaagaattaaaatccctcaaaatctcaattgaatacatcccTCTTAGTTTCCTAGACGTGCTCATTTGGTGCCTTGGATTGGATAGAATTGAATTAGATAACTCGTTGTTTTCGAGATAACTTGTTGTATTCTAGGtatgttgaaggaagaaatgaagaattttttttccaaaaacttTAAAGATAGAAGATGGATTAGTTGTTAACGAAACTTTTCCGTTCCAATCCTTAGAAAATGGTggtaggattagaagggatAAGATTACTTCGTGTCTAATCCCTTCTAGTTCTCTCGGAATGAAAAATCATTCGCCTCCACCTTCAGCATACCTTCAATTTTAGGagtaatccaatccaatcctaatCACCAAACGCGGCCAGAGTTCATTCAAACTCTGTCTTTCTCTCTTCAGACAGATTTTTGTTGAGTGAATATGTTTGATTCTGCAATAGAACTGATCAGATTTGCTCTAACTTAGTAATCCATATTATTCTTTCAAGGCTTTTTGGGCTCACTTTCTCAATGGACAGACAAAAAGAACATTAACTGAGCTTTAAATTCTTTCGGTTTTGAGGTTAACCTTTGTTCCAGAGGTTGATTTAGATGCTTACTTACTGTAGTTGTAAATATGCTCAACTTTTCCTGATTCTTTCAAATTTTGCAGGTCTCAAAATTGGGGTTCGGATGCATGGGCCTTACCGGGGGTTACAACTCTCCTGTCGCTGATGAGGATGGTATCGCTATAATAAAACATGCCTTCAGCAAAGGAATCACTTTCTTTGACACAGCTGATGTATACGGACCTCATACAAACGAAGTTCTTGTTGGGAAGGTATGTGTTTCCGCTTGTGAATTTATCGAGCTACTTCTTTAGACTAACTAGAAGTAAAATATTTGCATTGTTTGATGCATGATAGATAAAATTTGTGAGGTCGTAGACGACTAGCAGAATGTATCTGTCCTTGCTTTTTATATGCGTGTTTTTTCATTGCTATTCTGTAactttaattgaaaattttatgcCATTTAGGCCTTGAAGCAGTTGCCAAGGGAAAAAGTTCAGTTGGCATCAAAGTTTGGTCTTGTTGGACAAAAGAATCCTCCTATTGTTTCAGCGAAGGGAACTCCTGAGTATGTCCGCTCATCCTGCGAGTCTAGCTTGAAACGTCTTGACGTGGACTACATTGATCTGTATTATTACCACCGGGTGGACACTTCGGTGCCTATAGAGGAAACTGTATGTTAGTCTCTTCCTTTAGAAACAGTGTAGAATATTGAACATGTTAAGTTCAACACTTTATATTTCCACATCTAGAAATAGTGGGTACCTGGCTGGAAAATTTGATTAGGTACGCTTGTTTTTTTTGGAGTTTAGATGGGTGAGCTGAAGAAACTGGtggaagaaggaaaaataaagtatattggGTTATCTGAAGCCAGCCCGGACACAGTAAGGAGGGCGCATGCAGTTCATCCGATCACGGCTCTGCAAATGGAGTGGTCCCTCTGGACTCGTGATATTGAGGAAGAGATTGTTCCTCTTTGCAGGTATGTTCCAATCTGAGCTATGCACAAGTCTTACTATGAATTGCTTCCATAATTCTGTTTCTGTAAGGGGAAAAAAGGGAGTGCTTTTAAAGATGGTCTTGTACGTATAAATCCATTGGAGTTGTAAAAGTTGATTGGGGGTTACGAAAATAACTCTAGTTGTGTGAATTATTTTGTCCAATGTTATCACATATAGGGAGCTTGGCATCGGAATAGTTCCATATAGTCCACTTGGTCGTGGTTTTTTCGGTGGCAAAGCAGTTGTTGAAAGTTTGCCTGCAAATAGTTTTGCGGTAATTTCTTCTGCTCCATCTATTGTAGAAGTAAATGTTGATTCTAATCATGTTGTTCTTAAATATGTGCCTATTGAAACCTTGTTTTCCTCCGGTTTGAAGGCCTCACAGCCGCGGTTCACAGGAGAGAACTTagacaagaacaagaacatttACCATCGAATAGAAACCATTGCTAAGAAGCACCAGTGCTCTACTCCTCAACTAGCACTAGCGTGGGTTCTCCACCAAGGAATTGACGTCGTACCTATCCCAGGTGAGTCCTTGTAACATTTTTATTCTCTTCAAATTTAATTGATGTGAAATCTGGTATGTCGCATCTGCAGCTCATTGTTTCCATGCCAATGGGTTGTGCCTTGTGCGTGTTCTTATAATGGTTTATAGAAACAGAAAAGCAGCTTTCATTTCATTAATTCCTTTTACTTGAGCTCGAAGTACACTACAATGTGATTTAGAACTCATAACTAAAAAGCCGTTAGCTCCAAGTTTGTTCAAATATTTTGCAGGTACCAATGTTCCTGAGGAGATTCTACACGCCCTTGAATTGGGCGAAGAAAAATACACGCTCAATCAACTCactgttcatttgtttttgaatttccGCTGCAGGGACAacaaagattaagaatctggataCAAACATTGGTTCCTTGGGGGTGAAGCTGACGGAAGAAGACGTGAAAGAGGTTTCTGATGCTGTACCAATCGACCAGGTAGCTGGGGAGAGAACTCTCGGAATCTTCATGACGTTGCAGTGGAAGTTCGCCAACACTCCTCCTCCAAAAGATTCCAAGATCTGAGCTTCTAAGACATGAACGTTTTTCCATCTGGAGTGTTGGATTTTAATGATGTTGAGCAAATGAAACTTGTTTCTTGTACTCTATGGGATGGTTACTGGTACTATTCTATCTAAAAATAATACCCATTTCTGCTAATTCCTTtagttccttttattttatttttattttcttcaacctATTTGTAATTAATCCGCACAAAAGAACAGCTGCgactaaacaaaaataataatatggcCGAAGGGCTCCAATTCCAAGAATTAAACTTGGAACACAAGGCCTTGAGATATATTTTTTGAGTATCTACGTTACTTAATGACAACACATATTTAATCGTGAGATTTGATTTAACGATTTAAATGAGTGATTGAAAATTCTTGGATCAGCATAGTGCATGTAGGAGGTACCAAAGAGAAAATGCATTCCTAGAGCTTCACTCATTTTCATTGACTTTTGGTTTGTAGATGGACTTTTGTTATTGCATAGCACATTGTTGATTATCCCAGTCTAAACACATGATATCTGAAATCATGCTGAAGTCAGATTactgttgcatttgaattttatttttagaccaaaattttaaaataattttctataaatacctaagctaTTTCTACATTATTTCTCACATCATTTTCACCGTTATAtattatcttacctcattttatttcaattactCACCAATTTTTCACATCCTTTTCATTATATAAAGATATAAAAATTCAGAGGTTTATTCATTTAGCAACAAGTAGCACTTAAAAGATGTCTGatgtaattcaattaaaataataaattattgagaggGCTAAAAAAATAGCCTCATTCGATTGGAGATtggttttttgtcaaatgactATGTTTTGGCCTAAGGCTCTTTGGCCTCCTCTATTTGAGATGATATAAAATATGGTTTGACATTATTcatgaaaaaataattttttacaaaactaTATGGCTAAATATGGTCGTTGATCCTGTTTCAATTAGAGATAAgcataaatgaagaaaataatatgATGAGGATAGAAACGTAATCAATGATGGAGGAAAGAATAGACAAGCGAGTTGCAGTGTGACATAGTCAATGATGTCAAGTGGTATAGATAGTGACATAATACATGGGTGCTAGTTGTCAAAAGTTGCACTAGATATTCCCGATGACTACTGACATACTTAGTGATTTcactatatatacacacacaaatacaaaaagagaaaatcaagTTTATCGtacataattttatatttatttataaaaaggCTGTTTCTACCATCTGAATAAATGATTTTTTCGgtcacaaataaataatttttctgTTGCATTAAATAGTTCTCAGGACACAATGACATATTTAGtgatgtaaataaataaatatataaagatatatatctttatatatatatatatatatataatatactaGTGATGTGTGGCACTCAATCCTACTgttttatatacacacacactagGGATATGGAGCATTATCCTTATTTTGCAAGAAATTGTTTCCATGTTTTGAATTTGTGACTTTTTTGTCACAGAGAAACTTATTCGTTGTGCCAAATACTCCTCCATTACAAAGTGACATACTTAGTGATGTCAGTATACAAATATACAAGgatatataatatttaagaaaactaatgaaaatgatttgaaaattttgaattctaatgataaggtaaaataaaaggtaaggtgaatagtaccagaattgactttttaatgtaaaaatataatttttcgtgaAAATGAATAATACTACGAATTTTTCGTTAAACCTCTTTATATATTTTCGTTGCGCTAAATGATCCCTATGACACATGACATACTTAATGATGTcagtatataaatatataaagatatatgtgtgtgtctatatatatatatatatatatatatatatataaagatataCCGGTGATGTGTGGCACTCAATCCTTACTCGCATTTGGGATTCATCTTCTAAGAGAGGAAGCAATCAAAAGAAACTATCATTCAGAGGAAAGGAGGAATAATATGGCAGAGGGGCAAGAAATACAGATTCCAAGAGTTAAACTTGGAACCCAAGGATTTGAGGTAATTTCTTTCAATGCTGATTTGGATCCGTCGCGTTTTAGGACCCTTTTATTGTTGGTTTAGAGCCTCTCCaataaattttgattgaatatttGTAAAACATTCCATTGATGCGTATCTccaaaaattattaattaattcacGTTGATCATCTTCAGGTgtcaaaattagggtttggatGCATGGGACTTAGCTGGATAAACTCTCCGGATGCTGAAAGGGAAGGAATCTCAATAATAAAACATGCCTTCAGCAAAGGAATTACCTTCTTCGACACATCTGATGTATATGGAACTGATCATTACAATGAAATTCTTGTAGGCAAGGTATTATTATCGATCGatttaagttaattaattacacGAACTCCGCTAATCGGACTCTCGCTGTTGCTAAACAAATATTGATGAACGTAAAATTTTATGAATCCTTAGGCCTTGAAGGAAATGCCGAGAGAAAAAGTTCAGTTAGCCACAAAATTCGGTGTTGTAAGTATAAGCATGGGACACAGACAGCCTCGTACGGAAGTAAGGGGCGATCCGGAGTATGTGAGGTCGTGCTGCGAGGCGAGCTTGAAGCGCCTTGGTGTCGACTACATTGATCTCTACTACCAACACCGGGTGGATCAATCCGTGCCTATCGAGGACACGGtatgtaaattatgtaatcCGTGTTTACttgcattcttctcttcctcggtCCTAAAACCGCGTAAATTTGCACTAAATGCGCAATCCGAAGCCAGTCCGGACtaaaatctgattaattagATACtggttttcttgttttgttggaGTTCAGATGGGGGAGCTGAAGAAACTTGTGGAAGAAGGAAAGATAAAGTATATCGGATTATCAGAAGCGAGCCCGGACACGATTAGGAGGGCTCATGAAGTTCATCCCATCACAGCCATACAAATGGAGTGGTCACTTTGGACTCGTGATATCGAGGAAGAGATTGTTCCACTTTGCAGGTAATCATGTTgtcaaaaactgaaaacgaaaaTGGTTGccatacggacgtttaagtttttgcgcaaatgttggcaaattgtaaCACATTTAAACGTATGCAGGGAACGTGGCATTGGAATCGTTCCGTATAGTCCTCTTGGCCGTGGTTTTTTTGCCGGAAAAGCGGTTTTGGAGAAATTGGATTCTAATGTTCATGCGGTAGATACTAATTTCTTCATTACATATGCGCATTGTTTTATCCTCTGCTCACTTAAGTTTTGAAAAACAGAGCTAATTAAGCTAATCTTCAACTTAACAaagaaatttgatttattttcgGTGTGTAAATTAGGCTGGACATCCTCGGTTGACGGGAGAGAACTTGGAGAAAAACAAACAGATATATTATCGGATCGAAAGCCTTGCTAAAAAACACGAATGCAGTGCTGGTCAACTAGCCCTCTCATGGGTTCTCCACAGGGGAAATGACGTTGTTCCGATCCCCGGTGAGTCAACTCACTGATTGCATTTGCATTCTAAGATGATCATCTGTGCTAAATTTGCATGATCTTGTTTGCATTGCATGATGCCAATGAGTTTGTCATGCCTTAAAATTTGATGAACATGAGTCAACATTGTTCGTTTATactttatttgttttgaaatttcCTCAGGGACGACGAAAATTAAGAACTTGGATGCAAACATTGGCGCTGTGGCGCTGAAACTCAAAGAAGAGGACCTGAAAGAAATTTCCGATGCCGTGCCTCTCGACGAAGTAGCCGGCGAGAAAACTTACGAAAATGTAAGTCCCTTGCAATGGAAATTCGCCAACACTCCCCGAAGGAATCCGAATTAAAGGCATAAATCATCATACAGATCAGGAAGGATACAAATTTAAGCCAAGCCATTGGATGATATGCCTAAGAGTGCGGCAGTTGTGTTAGTAGAGTTGTAGGTTGTTTTTGTTACTACGATATTTGGGAGGGAGAGTCGAACTCGAGACAACGAATGTAAGGCTGAATGCTCTTAAACGACTATTGTAAAATTGAGAAATCCTCAATTCTTAAAGTCTGTAAAGTCttgaaattataataaatattgcAAAGCTATAGAAAATTATGTAGTTTGTATCCCACTTAGCAGCATTGTAGGGTTAAGGCTCGAAATAGCTTCTGCCTCGCAAAGTTGGGCAAGCTCCTCCTCCGACAATGTCACCATAACGGTCCTTGCGAGCCCGCCTTCTGGCGCCGGCATCACCATCATCAAACCTTCCCCTGCCACATTCTCCGCATGATACGACATGTAGACCGGTTTCTTCTGCATCTCAAACATAACTCCATCCATTAATGGCTGACAGTCGTTTATTACGTGCTCCATGCTAACACATGTCAATTCAAGTCCTCCTCCTTCTGACTCGAAACATGGGGGACCAAAAGTCCTACTCCATAGATTCCTTGTTAAAACCCTTTAAAAACACCTAACCTTCAGGCTCCAGCTGATCCAACAACACTGAGTGGGACGACTTTTAAAATCGAGGGAGAGAGAGTTAGCGAGAGAGGCCAAAATTTTGGAAGCATGGCAGAAGAGAACCAAGTCCAAGTTCAAAGAGTTAAACTGGGCAGCCAAGGACTTGAGGTAAAGTCTCACATTCATGCTTTCAATGCccaaatttcaatctttcttctttctttgaagAAATGcagatttttcttttggttttaagGCTAAACATTTTTCCAGGCGTTGATTTAGATGCTTGCTTTCTGTGGTTGTAAATATACTCAATTGTTTAGATACATTTCGgccaaattttcatcatttttcaaattttacagGTCTCAAAGTTGGGGTTCGGATGCATGGGCCTTACCGGGACTTACAACTCTCCTGTCGCCGATGAGGATGGTATCGCTATAATTAAAAACATGCCTTCAACAAAGCAATCACTTTCTTTGACACAGCTGATGCGTACGGACCTCATACAAATGAAGTTCTTGTTGGGAAGGTATGTATTTCCGGTTGTGAATTTATTGAGCTACTTCTTTAGATTAACTCAGAAGTGAAGTATCTGCATTGCTTGATGCAGGATAGACAGAATTTGTGAAGTAGTAGACGATTAGCAGAATGTATATGTCCTTGCCttttatatatttgtgttttgatTGTTATATTCTGAAATTCTAATTGAAAAATTTATGCCATTTAGGCCTTGAAGCAGTTGCCAAGGGAAAAAGTTCAATTGGCCACaaagtttggtattgttggAATAGTGCCGCCTGCTGGTGTGGTAGTGAAGGGAACTCCTGAGTATTTCAGCTCATGCTGTGAGGCTAGCTTGAAACGTCTTGACGTGGACTACATTGATCTGTATTATTACCACCGGGTGGACACTTTGGTGCCTATAGAGGAAACTGTATGTCGTTCTGTTCCTTTAGAACCACAATGTATAATATTAGACATCCCCATGTAGAAATAGTGGGTACCTGGCTGGAAAATTTATTAGCTAGGTTTGTTTTTTCGTGGAGTTTAGATGGGTGAGCTGAAGAAACTGatggaagaaggaaaaataaagtaCATTGGGTTATCTGAAGCCAGCCCGGACACAGTAAGGAGGGCGCATGCAGTTCATCCGATCACGGCTCTGCAAATGGAGTGGTCCCTCTGGACTCGTGATATTGAGGAAGAGATTGTTCCACTTTGCAGGTACGTTCCAATCTGAGCTATGCACAAGTGTTAATATGAATTGCTTTCATAATTCCGTTTCTGTAAGGGGGAGGGAGTGCTTTTGAAGATGGTCTTGTTCGTATAAATCCATTGTAGTTGTGAAAGTTGATTGGGGTTACGATAATAACTCTTGTTTGTGTGAATTATTTTGTTGAATATTATCGCATACAGGGAGCTTGGCATCGGAATAGTTCCATATAGTCCACTTGGTCGTGGTTTTTTCGGTGGCAAAGCAGTTGTTGAAAGTTTGCCTGCAAATACTTTTGCGGTAATTTCTTCTGCTCCATCTATTGTAGAAGTAAATGTTGATTCTAAATCATGTTGTTCTTAAATGTGTGCCAATTGAAACCTTGTTTTCCTCCGTTTTGAAGGCCTCACAGCCGCGGTTCACAGGAGAGAACTTagacaagaacaagaacatttACTATCGAATAGAAAGCATTGCTAAGAAGCACCAGTGCTCTACTGCTCAGATAGCACTAGCATGGGTTCTCCACCAAGGAATTGATGTCGTACCTATCCCGGGTGAGTCCTTGTaacttttttattcttttcaactTCAAATACTTTGTTCCTAGCACACGACAATGTGATTTAGAACTCACATAACTTAAGAGCCGTTAGCTCCAAGTTTGTTCAAATATCTTGCGGTTACTAATCTTCCTGAGGAGAGTCCGCACACCATGGAATTAGGCGAAGAAAATAACACACACTCGATCGACAcattgttcatttgtttttcaatttccgCTGCAGGGACAACGAAGATTAAGAACCTGGATGCAAACATTGGCTCCTTGGGGGTGAAGCTGACGGAAGAAGACGTGAAAGAAGTTTCTGATGCTGTACCAATCGACCAAGTAGCTGGCGAGAGAGCTTTCGTGCTCCTCATGGCGTTGCAGAAGTTTGCCAACACTCCTCCGAAAGATTCCCAAGATCTTAGCTTTTAATAAGACATGAACATTATTCCATCTGAGTGTTGGATTTTAATGATATTGTATCTTGTGAAGTTTAGGCAAATGAAACTTGTTTCTTGTGCTCTATGGGATGGTTACTGGTACTAATTCTATTAATAAAAGGGTTTTTGAACATTAGTTCTTGAAAAAATTTGACatttaagaagaagaaaaaaatccgGTGTTAGATTACgtattcattttaatcctttGAAATGtcataaataattaatgtgcTTAAATGTCTGTACCGATGGATATTGATAGGGATTTTACCAACTGCAAAAATATggataaaaatacttaaaaatacttgtaagagaacaaagtagttgtagtataaacggcttAAGGGGTTTTGGAGCGTGGCATTGGAACCGTTCCATATAGTCCTCTTGGACATGGTTTTTTCGCCGGAAAAGCGGTTTTGGAGAAAGTGGATGCTACAGCTCATGGGGGTGGATATTAATTTCTTCATTACATATGCGCATTTTTCTATGCTCTGCTCTGCTCACTcggtttttcaaaacacagaGCTAATTAAGCTAATTTTAAACTTAACGAAAGAAATTGATTTGTTTTCGGTGTGTAGGATGCACATCCTCGGCTGACAGGAGAGAACTTGGAGAAAAACAAACAGATATATCATCGAATCGAAGGCCTTGCTAAAAAACACGAATGCAGCGCTGCTCAACTAGCTCTCTCATGGGTTCTCCACAGAGGAAATGACGTTGTTCCGATCCCCGGTGAGTTGACTCACTGGTTTCATTTGCATTCTAAGATGATCGTCTGCGCTAAATTTGCATGATCTTGTTTGCAGTTGCATGATGCCAACGAGTTTGTCatgttttaaaatttgatgAACATGAGCTACACTGTTCATTCATGCTTTATTTACTTCAAATTCCTCAGGGACGACGAAAATTAAGAACCTGGACGCGAACATTGGCGCTATGGCGCTGAAACTCGAGGAAGAGGACTTGAAAGAAATTTCCGATGCCGTGCCTCTGGACCAAGTGACCGGCGAGAAAACTTTCGCGCATGCAATGCCCGTGCAATGGAAATTTGCCAACACTCCGCGAAGGAATCCGAATTAAAGGCATAAATCATCATGCAGATCAGGAAGAATATAAATTTGGGCCAGCCTTTTGATGATATGCATgatgttggaaaatattagtcttttatgtttatttaattaCTTGGGTTTTTCTTGTTAGTTTCGGATTTGAGCTCAGCCCATTTAAGTTAGAGTTTCTTAAGTATCGTTTTCTATAAATATAGTTTGTACTTTAGTATGATAAACAAGTGAGGCACAATGTAATCTATTTGGGTTATGTAGCCGTCTCAGCAAATTTGTAGTTGTTATTCGTTTCAATAATATTCCTAGTTTTGTGAACTGTTTGTTATATGTACTCTGATTTTCAACTCCTAATAGTTTGGCAGTTGTGTTAGTTAacagtttctctctctaattaGTTAAGAGTGTTGTGGGTTGTTTTTGTTGCAACGATATTGGGGGAGGGGAGTCGAACTTGAGACAATATATGTAAGGTTGAATGCTCTTAACAAACTATTGTAAATTTGAATCTTCAATTCTTAAAGTCCATAATGTCTTACAATTATAGTAAGTATTTCAATGCCATAGAAAACTTTACATAGCTTGTCTCCCACTTAGGAGCATTGTAGGGTTAAGGCTCGAAATAGCTTCTGCCTCACATAATTGGGCAAGCTCCTCCTCCGGCAATGTCACCATAACCGTCCTTGCGAGCCCGCCTTCTGGCGCCTGCATCACCATGATCAAACCTTCCCCTTCCATATTCCCCACATGATACGACACGTGAACTGGTTTCTTCTCCTTCTCAAACATAACTCCATACATCAACGGCTGACAGTCGTCCAGCATGTGCTCCATGTTAACACAAGTCAACTCAGGGCCATACAACTTAAATGGTTCTCCAAACTTATCTCCCTCTCCCTTTTGTGCTTCGAACCAATCCATTCCGGACCAAAAGTCCTCCTCCTTCTGACTCGATACATGGCGGTGCACCACCCCTACGATGTGTGCCAGCCCGTCCTCTCGCTCCAATTCCTCCACATCCGGTACTGAAAGCAACGAAAAATGCAAGGCATTGCCGTAGTACCCGAAGGACTTCTTCTTTCGAAAGTCTATGCAAACTGAGAAGGAGTGTTTGGTCTTGCTCTCCGAGGGCTTCAAGCGCGCAATTTGCGTCCAAAACATTGCAGCAAGCAGATCAAATGGAGTGGCACCAGGGCATGAGTTTAGCTCTCGCTTGATCGTGGAATTGGAAAACTTGAATGTGGCTGTCCCCATTTTCTTCACAGGCAAGGAAGTAGTCTTTGATGCCACGGACTTGGCTTCATAATAGGCAGctgatgattttttgtttatgacCTGATCAAAGGGCCGTCCCCCAAGGGCTGATGACTCGTCGACGAAAAGCGGGTGCGAAATCGCTTCTCGGCGGTGAGTCTCAGCCCACGACTTGATGAGTAGGGTGGCACAAGTTGGATCAGCATGCATGTGAGTGCAACTTAGTCCAATTGCTACACCTCCTCCTTCAAATTCATTTATCTGCAAAATCAAACAAGATTCATGTGTTTTAGTAGTTTGCATTTTTTAGTAAAAAGGatatttatactaaaaataaataaaaaaaattaaactcgaAAAGCAATGATGACTTAAAGAGAAATGTCATCATCACCAGACAATCgacctttttcaaattttcaaattttgtttaaattgttgTTGTGTTGTGATGTAAATTGTGATCGATGTGATTTAGTGCATTGACCATACAAACTTTAAAAGTTGTGGTCCACAAAATTATTATTCGTTGGCGCGCCATTGTTTTGAAGTTAGACTCAGTTGGGTAACATAGGTTTGGTCTATGGAaagggagaaattttttattatgacgGAAATACAAATGATACATTACGTGTTTTAAGAGAactggtggaaaattttaagttattaactttttagcacacttatttcatcatttgtataatgacatatggTGTATCATCCTGTGTAccagtcacactgaaaaatctctcatatgGAGTGCTATCAAATTTTGTACTAActtttgtatttaaattttcttatttttatcaaattttaggATATTTGATAGAGTGAGAATGTCCAAATACAAAAGTTAGTGCAAAGTTGTTATTATTGAGTAGGGTTAGAAATCAGGTTAATTACACTAATGCCCCTCAAGTTTATCATGTTTTCACAAAACCTCTTCACATTTGAAACATAACACTAATATTTCCTGAAGTTTTAATTTACTTTCACATAACCCCTTTTGGGGCAAACATCaccttaaaatattttcttaaagaCCAATTTGCCcacatttttaattatttaaaaaaaatagaaataaaaaaataaaaaataaaaaaacctttttgaaaatcAATATAGGGTTTTAGGGCCTCCCCTCTGCATTGACCACAACATAATAGAAATGCTTAACATGCTTCACCTCCTTCCTAGCCTTCCACACAAGAAGCTACTCCTTTGTCTCGATTTTTCA from Pyrus communis chromosome 9, drPyrComm1.1, whole genome shotgun sequence harbors:
- the LOC137745411 gene encoding probable aldo-keto reductase 1 isoform X2 gives rise to the protein MGLTGGYNSPVADEDGIAIIKHAFSKGITFFDTADVYGPHTNEVLVGKALKQLPREKVQLASKFGLVGQKNPPIVSAKGTPEYVRSSCESSLKRLDVDYIDLYYYHRVDTSVPIEETMGELKKLVEEGKIKYIGLSEASPDTVRRAHAVHPITALQMEWSLWTRDIEEEIVPLCRELGIGIVPYSPLGRGFFGGKAVVESLPANSFAASQPRFTGENLDKNKNIYHRIETIAKKHQCSTPQLALAWVLHQGIDVVPIPGTTKIKNLDTNIGSLGVKLTEEDVKEVSDAVPIDQVAGERTLGIFMTLQWKFANTPPPKDSKI
- the LOC137745919 gene encoding protein ECERIFERUM 2-like codes for the protein MPAADGRSRVVVHSKLTVVSSRPVVPGKAHTFTALDHAMGLHSLHVVFYYKEQLFGSIDLDPLRVSLSETLSLYPQVTGRVDKNPDGNWEVKWNDAGVRVLMARVGTTLDEWLTSGDGSEERLLTMWDDMPDDHSTWSPYRIQINEFEGGGVAIGLSCTHMHADPTCATLLIKSWAETHRREAISHPLFVDESSALGGRPFDQVINKKSSAAYYEAKSVASKTTSLPVKKMGTATFKFSNSTIKRELNSCPGATPFDLLAAMFWTQIARLKPSESKTKHSFSVCIDFRKKKSFGYYGNALHFSLLSVPDVEELEREDGLAHIVGVVHRHVSSQKEEDFWSGMDWFEAQKGEGDKFGEPFKLYGPELTCVNMEHMLDDCQPLMYGVMFEKEKKPVHVSYHVGNMEGEGLIMVMQAPEGGLARTVMVTLPEEELAQLCEAEAISSLNPTMLLSGRQAM
- the LOC137744825 gene encoding perakine reductase-like, with translation MAEGQEIQIPRVKLGTQGFEVSKLGFGCMGLSWINSPDAEREGISIIKHAFSKGITFFDTSDVYGTDHYNEILVGKALKEMPREKVQLATKFGVVSISMGHRQPRTEVRGDPEYVRSCCEASLKRLGVDYIDLYYQHRVDQSVPIEDTMGELKKLVEEGKIKYIGLSEASPDTIRRAHEVHPITAIQMEWSLWTRDIEEEIVPLCRERGIGIVPYSPLGRGFFAGKAVLEKLDSNVHAAGHPRLTGENLEKNKQIYYRIESLAKKHECSAGQLALSWVLHRGNDVVPIPGTTKIKNLDANIGAVALKLKEEDLKEISDAVPLDEVAGEKTYENVSPLQWKFANTPRRNPN
- the LOC137745411 gene encoding probable aldo-keto reductase 1 isoform X1, which codes for MAEEKQVQVPRVKLGSQGLEVSKLGFGCMGLTGGYNSPVADEDGIAIIKHAFSKGITFFDTADVYGPHTNEVLVGKALKQLPREKVQLASKFGLVGQKNPPIVSAKGTPEYVRSSCESSLKRLDVDYIDLYYYHRVDTSVPIEETMGELKKLVEEGKIKYIGLSEASPDTVRRAHAVHPITALQMEWSLWTRDIEEEIVPLCRELGIGIVPYSPLGRGFFGGKAVVESLPANSFAASQPRFTGENLDKNKNIYHRIETIAKKHQCSTPQLALAWVLHQGIDVVPIPGTTKIKNLDTNIGSLGVKLTEEDVKEVSDAVPIDQVAGERTLGIFMTLQWKFANTPPPKDSKI